GTCCCCCGAGTCCATCAGCCGCCGGATGTACGCCGAGGCCCGTGTCTTGTGCCGGTCCTCGCTCGTGCGCATGAAATCGCTCTCGGCCACGCCCATCAGCCGGAACGCCCTGCGAAACTGCTCGGCGTTCGCGTCCGCCCACTGCCGGGGCGTCAGCCCGCGCTCCCGCGCCGTGGAGACGACCTTCTCCGCGTGCTCGTCCGTGCCCGTCAGAAAGAACACGTCCCGCCCCAGCAGCCGCGCGAATCGCGCCGCCACGTCCGCGACCACCGTCGTGTAGCAGTGCCCGATGTGCGGCCGATCGTTCACGTAGTAGATCGGCGTCGTGACGTAGTACGGCTGGGCTGGCATGGGGCGGATTGTAGAGGGCGAGTGCAGGCCGAACGCCTCGCTCAGTCGGCACCCTCGCCTGACTCCTCGCCATCGCTTGGAGCGCTCAGCCGCACCCGCCACTCGGCGGCCTTGGCATCGTGACCTGCGCTGACGAGTGAAGTCGATGCGCTGCCGATCCGCCTCGCCCACGATGCGCGCCCACCTCATACCGCCCGGATCGCGTCCGGCGGGATCGACCGCGTCAGCGCATCCGGATCGACGGGTGCAGGCTCCCGCGTCTTCTCGCGTCCCCCCGAGTCGATCATGGCCAGAGCATGCCGGGAGATGCCCGAGGTGCGAAGGCACGATCGGGCATGTTCGTATTATGCGCGGGTAGCGTTCTCCGTCCCGGACCTGCCGTTTCGGCCCGGTTCTCTTGGGCTTCCCGACACCTTGCGGTAGACTGAAAAGAGGGAATCGCTGAGCACACACGGGGCGTGACGCGGCGTGCGAACGCTGCACCCGCGCTCCGGGGCAAACGGTGGGGAGTGGAGCAACGGCCATGGCCTGCGGAGGTCCAGTCAGTCGTCGTCTCAAGTACGCCACACTCGGTCTCTCACTCGCCGCCGGACTTGCCCGCGCAGGCGGCACGCCCGAGAACGTCCTGCTCATCATCGACCCGCTCGACCGGCGCAGCCTCGAAGTGGGCCACCACTACAAGGCCGTCCGCGGCATCCCCGACACCCACGTCCTCTACATGGAGCCGGGCGCGGCCGACTACGCCTCCTTCGTCCAGTTCAACCTCCCCGCACTCTTCGCCACCATCGAACGCCGAGGCCTCTGGGGACAGGTGGACTACATCGTCATCTCCTCCTCCGACACCTTCTACCTCAACGCCCCCAACCTTGTCTCCGACGGGTGCTCCCCTGTCACCAGATTCTCCCTTTCCGGCGCGTACACCCTCGCTTTCGTCGCCGACGAAATCCTCGCCGGCGGACTCACCTCCGCCTACGGCAACCGCTACTTCGGCGGCAGCAACACCCCCCAGAGGTTCGACAGCGAGTACTCCTGGCTCAGCGGCAACCCAAGCAACGACCCCAACGCACGCCGCTACTTCATCGGCGCCCTGCTCGGCTACACCGGCACACGCGGCAACTCTGCCGCCGAGACCATCGCCATGATCGACCGTTCCGCCGCCGTGGACGGCACCCGCCCGGCCGGCACCTTCTACTTCATGCAGACCACCGACCAGGCCAGGTCAGGGCCGCGCCACAACGCCTACCCCGCCGCCGTCTCCGCCATCACGAACCTCGGCGGGCAGGCCGAGCACCTCTTCGCCGTACTTCCCGAAGGCCGCCACGACTGCCTCGGCATCATGACCGGCATCGCCACGCTCGACGTGCCCAGCGCCAACCTCACCATCCTCCCCGGCGCGTTCTGCGACCACCTCACCAGTTACGCCGCCACCTTCGACGTCGGCGCTCAGACCAAGATGTCCCACTGGATCACCAACGGCGCGAGCGGAACCTGGGGCACCGTCGAGGAACCCTGCAACTACCCCGGCAAGTTCCCGCACGCCCGCGCCCACGTCTACTACTTCCAGGGCATGTCCCTCGGCGAGTCCGTCTTCCGCTCCGTCTCCTACGCACCCTTCCAGGGACTCCTCTACGGCGACCCCATCACCCGCCCCCACGACCACATCCCCACCATCACCGTCGCCAATCCCCCCCAGGGGCCGGTCAGCGGCACCATCAACCTCACCCAGTCCGGCTCCACCACGAGGCCCGGAGGCTCGATCACCTTCTTCGAGCTGTTCGTGGACGGGCGCCGATTCGACGACGCCTTCTTCTTCCAGACACTCACCCTCGACACCACCCTCCTCGGCGACGGCTGGCACGACATGCGCATCCTCGGCTACGACAACTCGCCCACCACTTCCACCGGCAGTTGGGCCTGGCCGCTCGTCGTCAACAACCGCGGCCGATCCGCCTCGATCGTCGCACAGAAAACCTCGGGCAACTGGAACACCGCCTTCACCTTCGAGGTCGCCGCCGCCGGACCCGGACTCCGTGAGGTCCGTCTCCTGCAACACGGCCGCGTCCTCGCCGCAACGAAGGACTCCACCGCACCGCTCACCGTCCACGGCTGGACCCTCGGCGCGGGTGTCTCTCGCCTCCAGACCGAGGCCCTCTACGACGACGGCATGCTCGTCCGCTCACAACCCGTCGAGGTCACCGTGGCCTTCGGCGGCGCCAACCCCAGCGGCAACCCACCCGCCGCCTCCGACTTCTCCATCCACATCGACCCCGGAACCGACGCGCTCGTCGAACTGCCCCACACCTTCGACGACCGCGACGTGCCCATCGCCTTCGAAGTGCTCTCGCCACCCGCCGGCGCGACCGTCGTCCCCGGCCCCGACGGACCATTCAGGCTCCTCCGCGCCAACGCCGATGCGACCGGCATGGACACCATGACCTTCCGCGTGACGAGCGCGACCGGCAACTCCAACGTCGCCACCGTGCGCATCCTCTACGCCCCGTGCGCCGCCGACTTCAACACCGACGCCAAGGTTGACACTCTCGACTTCCTCTCCTTCCTCAACGCCTACACCGCCGCCGATCCACGCGCCGACGTGAACGGCGACGGCACGGTCAGTTCCCTCGACTTCATCGCATTCCTCAACCTCTGGACCGCCGGCTGCCCCTGATCGCTCCGCCGGCCTGACGCCGATCCGCTTCGCGGGTACGCTTGTGGGTTCCCCCGGCCCGGGCCGGGGTCGGTGGCGAGCGCGATGAACGCAAGTTCGGTGCTGGAGAATGTCATCCGTCTCGACCCGCTCGCCGGGCCGCCCATCGACCCCGTCGAGATCACCGCCGGCAAGCCCTGCACCCTCGGCCGCGGCACCACCTGCGAGGCACAGCTCGCCGACCAGACCGTCTCACGCCGACACGCCATGGTCGCCTTCCGCGCCGACACCTGGTTCGTCACCGACCTCGAAAGCCGCCACGGCACCTTCGTCAACGGCGTGCGCCTCGAAGTCAACACCCCCTCGCCCATCAACGAGGGCGACCTCCTCCGCATCGGCCCCTGGACCTTCCGCGTCCGCTCCGCGGACGCCCCCCCCTCAACCCTCCCCACCACCAACGACTTCGGCTCCACCGGGCACCGCGTCCAGCACGTCCCCCAGCAGGAACTCCGCTCGATCGCCCAGCAAAGGCTCGAACTCCTCATCGAGTGCGCCGCGCAGATCAACGCCTCCCCGGACGAGAACTCGCTCGCCAAGGCCGTCCTCGACGCCGTCACCAGCGGCACCGGGTTCCCACGCGCCGCACTCATCCGCACCAGCGGCGCGGACGTCGAAGTCATCGGATACCGAGGCCCCAGCCAGCGCGACGCCCCCTCCCACGACCTCGCCTTCTCGCGCTCGCTCATCAACGCCGCATCAGGCGGCGGCGTCGTCCGACTCACCAGCCAGATGCAGCAGGGCGCGTACGGCGAATCCATCATGCGCCTCGGCATCCACTCCGCCCTCTGCGCTCCCGTCTACATCGGCGACACCGTCGCCGCCTATCTCTACCTCGACGCACGGCACCAGGAGTCCCAGGTCCAGGCCGACGCCGCCGCTTTCTGCCAGGCCGTCTGCCGCATGTTCGGCCTCGCCCTCGCCAACCTCAAGCGGGCGAGCCTCCAGAAACTCAACGAGGAGATCATGCGCGACGTCGGCGCCGCCGCCGCCGCTCAGAAGCTCCTCATGCCCCCCCCCCACGGCCAGATCGGACCCCTCGCCTACTTCATGCGCATGCGACCCGGACGAATGGTCGCGGGCGACCTCTTCAACATCATGCCCCTCCCGGACGGCCGCGTCGCCGCATACCTCGGCGACGTCGCCGGAAAGGGCGTCGGCGCGGCCATCCTCATGGCCACCACGCAGACCATGCTCAATCAGGCCCTCCGACACGACCCAGACCCCGCCGCCGCCCTCAACGAGGTCAACGCCCAGATCAGCCGCCAGATCGTCACAGGACGGTTCATCTCCCTCTGGGCCGGCGTCTTCGACCCCACCCACAACACCGTGCGATTCGTCGATGCCGGACACGGGCACTGGCTCTACCGATCTACCTCCGGCAGACCGCACAAACTCGACGCCAACGGCGGACTCCCCCTCGGCGTCGATGCCGACGTCCCCTACGAGAGCGAGCAGGCCCCCTTCCCGCCCGGCGCGCGCATGATCGTCTTCTCCGACGGCGTCGTCGAGCAGCCTTCGCCCGAGGGGCAGGAGTTCGGCCTCGACCGCATCCTCGCCACCCTCGCCGACGCCGACTCCACCGACGCCGAGGTCAACAGCCTCTTCGAGGCCGTGCGCCGCTTCGCCGGCACCGACAACCTCGCCGACGACGTCACCGTCGCGAGCCTGGAATACAGAGCCAGATAGCGACACCGTTGCGGCGAAGCCGGCTTCACGCTAAAGCCTATCCCGGAACCTCCTTCATTATCGCGCGTATGAGAATGCATGACGATAAGACTCACGGACGAGCAGCTTGACTGGATCTGCGAGCGGGTGTCCGATGCGCCGCGCAGCCCTCTGGGCGGGCGGCCGCCGACGGACAAACGCAAGGCGGTGGCGGGCATCTTCTGGATCCTCGACAACGGCGCGAAGTGGAAGGACCTGCCGCGGGAGTACGGCTCCAGGAGCGCGGTGCACCGCTGCTTCAAGCGCTGGGTCGAGGCGGGCGTCTTCGAGAACATCATGCGCGACGCGGGCCGGCTGGTCGAGGATCGCGGCGAGTACCGGCTCTACGAGTGCTTCATCGACGGCACCTTCAGCAAGGCCAAGGGCGGCGGCGACGGGATCGGGCGCACGAAGGCCGGAAAGGGCGTGAAGATCATGGTTCTCGTGGACGCGCGCGGCCTGCCGGTGGCGGTGGACACGGCGTCGGCCTCGCCGCACGAGACCAGGCTGGTGCAGCAGCTCTTCGGCTGGATGCTGACCGAAGAGACGCCCGAGCGTGTGGTCGGCGACAAGGCCTACGACAGCGACGCGCTCGACGAGGAACTGGCTGCGGACGGCATCGAGTTGATCCCGCCGCACCAGAGCAACCGGCGTCCGGAGAACGTGACGCAGGACGGCCGCCCGCTGCGCCGCTACAAGCGCCGCTTCACCGTGGAGCGGACGATCTCCTGGTTCCAGAACTTCCGCCGACTGTGCATCCGATGGGAGAAGTCCACCGTTCTGTTCCAGGGTTACCTTCACTTCGCGTGCTCGTTCATGTTACTTCGAGAGGCTCTGGGATAGGCTCTACTGGGAATACGGCAAGGCGTCAACACGACCCAGAGAGGGCCGCGAAGGTTGCACCATTGCCAGTGAGGCCGGTGTCTCACCTCCCCCCCTCCGTCCTGCACTCCACCTCCAGCCGGCCCTCGCGGGCCGCGATCGAGAGCAACCGCACCCTCCGCCCGTCGATGAGTTCGATCACCGGCTCTTCCATCAGCGGCCGCCCGCCCCGCAGGGCCTCGATCAGGTTGCGGGCGGCGGGCTTGTTCCAGACCGAGATCGGGACGACGCGTGCGTCGGGCGGGCCTTCGTCGCCGAGCGTCCAATCGGTCGGGAGCGAGAGCCGTCCGACGCCGACCGCCTCCGCCGAGACCCAGAGCGAGCCGTCCTCGCGCAGTTCCGGGCGCAGCGTCGCCGAGAGAATCCGCCGCGTGCGGCCATCGTCGATGAGCACGCCCACGCGGATGCGCCCGCGCTCGAAGACAACACGCAACTGCCGCACCTCATCCGGGATCGACGCCGAGCCGTTCGAGAGGCTCTCCAGCCAGGCCTCCAGGCGAGTGTTCAGCCAGGCGTTCGCGTCGTCGGACCGCATGGCGACGCGCCACGGCTCGCTCCGCCAGCGTTCGCCCTCGCCGAGCGCCGGGTCCGTCTCGCGGGCCAGGTGCAGGTGCGTGCCGACGGCGTTCTCGAGTTCCTCCGCGAGGATCGTCTGTCGCGAGTCGTGCGGGTCGAGGTCCGCCCACCACGCCGGCGGGCGGTTCGAGAGGATGAACGCGAACGCCACGCCCGCGCACGCGACCGCCGCGAGCGCGAGGGCGGCCCAGACCACCCGGCGACGGACGCGCCGCCAGTATCGGAGCGAGGAAGCGGCCCTGGACATCGACGCTCGAATCCTCGCCTCTCCCGCTCGCTCCCGCAAGCCGCAACGCGTGGATTCGCCACGTCATCCGCACGCCGAAGAAAAAAGCGACCCGGGACAGGCCCGGGCCGCCGCTGCATGGACTCCACGCCGCACGGTCAACGCTTCGAGAACTGGAAGCGGCGCCGCGCCCCCGCCTGCCCGTACTTCTTCCGCTCCACCTCCCGGGCGTCGCGCGTCAGGAAGCCCGCCGCACGCAACGCCGGCTCGAACGTCGGGTCGTACCCCGCCAGTGCGCGGCTGATCCCCAGCCGCACCGCCTGCGCCTGCCCCATCGTCCCACCGCCCGCCGCACGGATCACCACCTCCATCTTCCCGAAGGTGTTGGTCAGCTTCAGCGGCGCATAGGCGTCGTTCCGGTCACGCTCCTCCGAAAAATGCTCCTCGATCGTCTTGAACCGGTTCCCGGACTTCTGCACCTTCACCGTCGCCTCGCCCTTCGCAGGGCGAAGCCGCACACGCGCCACCGCCGTCTTGCGACGACCCGTGCCCCACCACCACCCCTGCGCGTCGGGCGGCGTCGGCTCCCGAAGCGGGCGCGTCGAGGTCGCCCCGGTCTCGGCGGATGTCTGCGTCTCGGTCCTCAGTGTCATCATGGTGATTCTCGCGTGCGCGGGTCGCGGTCCTTGTTCGTGGGAGTACGGGAGGGTCAGACTTCCATGCGGACGGGCTGCTGCGCCTGGTGCGGGTGCTCAGGCCCGCCGTACACCTTCAGTTTCGTGAGCATGTGCCGACCGAGCCGGTTCTTCGGCAACATCCGCCGCACCGCGTCCTCGACCAGCCGCTCGGGCCGGCGCTCGCGCACCGCGCCATACGCCTCCGCCTTCAGCCCGCCGGGGTAACGCGTGTACCGGAGCTTCATCCGCTGCTCCGCCTTGCGCCCGGTCAGCGCGACCTTCTTCGCGTTCGTCACCACCACGAACTCGCCCGTGTCCACGTGCGGCGAGTACTCCGGCCGGTGCTTGCCCATCAGCACCGTCGCCACCTCCACCGCAAGGCGGCCCAGCGGAACGCCCTCCGCGTCCACCACCTTCCAACCTCGCTCGACCTCGCCGGGCTTGGCATAGAACGTCTGGCGTCTCACGTCGGGCCTCCCGATTCGGACGTCGGCACGCCGACCGATCGTCCTGCTCTGGCGAAGGCACAAGCCCCTCGCCGGGTGCGTCTGCTCGCCGCCTACCGGGCGGGGCGGGCCGCGTCCTCCGCGGCATGGTTTCCCAAGGCTCCCGCGCCAAGGGCCTCCCAGCCCGGGCACGAGGAATCAACAGCCGGGAACCCTAGCAGCCGAGCGGCCCCGGTCAAGATTCCGCCCCGGCTGTGGCCCAGTCCCCCGCGCGGGCCGATCATCGGGAGCATGTCCATCCTCCCCAACGCCCCCCAACATCACCGACACCACCGCGAACCGCCCGACCCCGGCACGCCCCTCTCGCGCCGGATCGCCCTCACGCTGGCCATCGCCCTCGTCCTCCTGGTCGCGGGCCTCCAGGCGTTGACTTCAATCGCGAGCAGTCAGCCCGCCCCGGTCCAGCGCGCGGAGGTCGATGCCCCGCCCACCACCATGGACCAGTTCGGCCTCACCGCCCGCCTCTACGTACTCGTCCTCCACGGGCTGGGAATGCCCGACCCCAACGGCGAGGCCTCGCACGCCCTGGCCAAGGCCGCCCCGACCCCGCGAGACGATGTCCGCGCCGTCATCTCCATGGCCGAGATGGCGTCGAGACCGGACGACGGCGCGCAGCGCGCGCTCGCCCGGCTCGACGAGTTGCGCCCCGAGTTCGAGCGCCTGGCGAGCGAACGCCCCGACGAGCCGGAACCGACCGCACTCCTGGCCGACCTCGAAACCCTGCGCACGATCTATACCAACGGGCCGGAATCCCTCGACGACGAGACCCGCGACCGCCTCGTGCACCGCCACGGCTGGTTCGGCCGACTCGCGCTCGTCTTCGGACGCAACGACGACAACCCCGAACGCGCCGCCATCTTCGGACCCGCAACCGCGCTCGCGTTCGGCGTGCTCATCGCCGCTGTCGTCATCCCGCTCGCCATCCTCGTCGGCTTCGTGCTCCTCGTCATCGCCCTCGTCCTCTTCATGGGACGCTCGCTCAGACCACGCTTCGTCCCGCCCATGCCCGGCGGGAGCGTCTATCTCGAAACCCTCGTCGTCTTCCTCCTCGGGTTCCTCGGCGTGAAACTCCTCGCCGACCTCGTCGGCCTTGTCCTGAGCGACACCGCCGCCGTCGTCGCAGGACTCACGCTCCAGGCAGGCCTCGTCCTGCTCATCCTCTGGCCGCTCACACGCGGCGTCCCCTTCGCACGATGGCGCGCCGCCACGGGATGGCACGCTCCGCGCGGCGTGCTCCGCGAAGTCGGGTGCGGCGTCCTGGGCTATCTCGCCGCGCTCCCCGTCTTTGTCGGCGGCGTCGTCCTCAGCCTCATCCTCTCCGCCGTCTGGGCCATGATCGCCTCCGCCATTCGCGGCACGCCGGAGCAGCAACCTCTTCCCCAGAACGCGCCGCTCGACCTCGTCCTCTCGGGCAACACCCTGCTCGTCGTGCTCCTCTTCCTCATGGCGACCATCTGGGCGCCGATCGTCGAGGAAACCATCTTCCGCGGCGCCCTCTACCGCCACGCACGCGCAAGGGTCGGCGCGGCCGCCGCGGGGCTGCTCGCCGCGCTCGTCTTCGCCTTCATGCACGGCTACGGCCCGCTCTTCACCCCCCCTCTCATCGCGCTCGGATTCATGTTCGCTCTGCTGCGAGAGTGGCGCGGTTCGCTCATCGCGTCCGTGACCGCCCACTTCCTCCACAACTTCGTCACGCTCTCCGCGCTCCTCGTCGTCGTCCATCTCCTCGGATCGTGAGGATTCACCACGACCAGCGCGGGAAAGCCGCGGCATCACGCCACCAGGCCATGACCCCGGGCGCGGTCAAGCCCTCGCAACCGTGAGCGCGGCCCGTATCGCCCGCCGCTCAAGTTCTCCCGCCCGCATCACCGTCACCCCGCGCTCAGCGGCCAGCTCAGCGAGCGTCCGCGGATAACCCCCCCCCAACCCGAACCGCGCGCACAGCGTCGCCCGCGGCTCCGCGTCCAGCAGGTCCAGCACGCCCGCGAAACGCGCGTCCGGCTCCAGAAACGCCTGCCACGGCGCCAGCCGGCGTGTCCAGTCCTCGAACGCGACACCCCGCGACAGCCGCGGCATCGCACGCCGAGGGTCCGGCCGTGCCTCGCGCGCACGCCCCGCCGCCAGGCGCGTCACCGCCAGCCCCACCGGCGCAGCCACGCGACCGCCGCGCCACGGATCGTGCCCCATTACACCCGATGCCACCGCCACCACCGCCGATGCCAGCAGCGGGCGCGACTCCCCGGGCCGCAGCCCCTCGAGCGGCACGCCGAGCGCACCCTCCAGCGTCTCCACCATCAGCGGCAGGTGCGTACGCACCAGCGTCGCCGCCAGACGCGTCGCCCAACGCAGGTCCGTCTCCGCACGGTCCACCCCCGCCGCCTCGGCCGACGAAGAGCCGAGCAAACCCGTGATCCGCGCCGCCCGCGCCCGCAGCGCGTGCATCGCCATCGCTCGCATGCGCTCCTCGACCGCCACCGGCGCGGACCGCTCGCGCGCCGACAGGATGAACGCCAGCAGGTCCGTCTCACCCCGCCAGACCAGGCCCGACCGCACCGGCTCCGGTTCGAGCAACGCTGCGATCGCGTCGGCATCCAGCGCAGCCGCCGCAGGGGGAACGCCCCCGACCGGGTGCGCCCGCAGCAGCCGCGCCCGCTCCGCGAGCAGCGCGTGATGGATCGCCCCGCGCGTGCGGCCGTACCGCGCCGCGATGCGGCCGGGAGGCGCCCCGCGCCGCCACGCCCGCAGCGCGGCACGCTGCCGCCTGCCGGCCAGCAGCGCAGGCTCACCGAAGATCGGCTCGCGCCCCGCCGCGATCGCCCGCTCGTCGTGCCGGCGCAGCAGACGCCGGACCCCCTCGTGCGATCGCCCGAAACGCCGCGCGATCCGCGACGCCGCCTCGTTCAGCGACAGCCCCAGCGAGTCGCGGTACCGTGCCGCACGCCGCAGCATCCGCGCCTCGACCTCCGGCGGCACGCGCGAGAACGCCCCCGCCCGCGCGATCCGCGCCGCGTTCGCTCGCTCAAACCGCTCCACCGCTCCCGGCATGTACGCCACCCGCGAAAGCCCCCCCCCGAGGCTCGCTCGCCGCGCGAGCAGCCCCTCGCGCCGCCACCGTTCGAGCGTCTTGCGGCTCACGCCCCAGCGGGCCGCCAGCGCGTCTCCGTCGATCGCCCCGGCCGCCGCCAACTCCTCCGCCGTCAGGCCGGCCGCCGACGAAAGCCGCTCAACCAGCGCGGAGAGATCGCCGAGCAGCGCAGCCCCGACAACCTCCGCCGGCTCGTCGATCCGCGCCCGATACCCCGTGATGCGATACACGATCCAGTCCTCCGGATACGTCCGCTCGGGATCGATCTCGCCCGCCAGCGCCTCCGCACGCTCGATGTCGCGCAGCAGCGCTTCCCGGGGCGCAAAGCGCAGTTGCTTCGCCAGTTCACCCAGCGCGGTCACGCGAAGTCGTGGCAGGGGAGGCATGGACAACCGTGGACGGGGGACAATGGACAGTGAACATCGGCGAAAGCACCGAACACGACGGACACTCGAACGTCCGACCACGCCCGGGATGAGGTCCGGTCCTCCGGACCGATTCCCGGGATCATCGACACACCACGACGCATCATGCCGCCTGTCCCGACTCGACCCATTGAAGTTCGCTTCGATCGACGATGCCCAGCGCTTCCGCCTCGCGC
This genomic stretch from Synechococcales cyanobacterium CNB harbors:
- the rpsI gene encoding 30S ribosomal protein S9, which produces MTLRTETQTSAETGATSTRPLREPTPPDAQGWWWGTGRRKTAVARVRLRPAKGEATVKVQKSGNRFKTIEEHFSEERDRNDAYAPLKLTNTFGKMEVVIRAAGGGTMGQAQAVRLGISRALAGYDPTFEPALRAAGFLTRDAREVERKKYGQAGARRRFQFSKR
- the rplM gene encoding 50S ribosomal protein L13, giving the protein MRRQTFYAKPGEVERGWKVVDAEGVPLGRLAVEVATVLMGKHRPEYSPHVDTGEFVVVTNAKKVALTGRKAEQRMKLRYTRYPGGLKAEAYGAVRERRPERLVEDAVRRMLPKNRLGRHMLTKLKVYGGPEHPHQAQQPVRMEV
- a CDS encoding IS5 family transposase translates to MTIRLTDEQLDWICERVSDAPRSPLGGRPPTDKRKAVAGIFWILDNGAKWKDLPREYGSRSAVHRCFKRWVEAGVFENIMRDAGRLVEDRGEYRLYECFIDGTFSKAKGGGDGIGRTKAGKGVKIMVLVDARGLPVAVDTASASPHETRLVQQLFGWMLTEETPERVVGDKAYDSDALDEELAADGIELIPPHQSNRRPENVTQDGRPLRRYKRRFTVERTISWFQNFRRLCIRWEKSTVLFQGYLHFACSFMLLREALG
- a CDS encoding CPBP family intramembrane metalloprotease, whose amino-acid sequence is MSILPNAPQHHRHHREPPDPGTPLSRRIALTLAIALVLLVAGLQALTSIASSQPAPVQRAEVDAPPTTMDQFGLTARLYVLVLHGLGMPDPNGEASHALAKAAPTPRDDVRAVISMAEMASRPDDGAQRALARLDELRPEFERLASERPDEPEPTALLADLETLRTIYTNGPESLDDETRDRLVHRHGWFGRLALVFGRNDDNPERAAIFGPATALAFGVLIAAVVIPLAILVGFVLLVIALVLFMGRSLRPRFVPPMPGGSVYLETLVVFLLGFLGVKLLADLVGLVLSDTAAVVAGLTLQAGLVLLILWPLTRGVPFARWRAATGWHAPRGVLREVGCGVLGYLAALPVFVGGVVLSLILSAVWAMIASAIRGTPEQQPLPQNAPLDLVLSGNTLLVVLLFLMATIWAPIVEETIFRGALYRHARARVGAAAAGLLAALVFAFMHGYGPLFTPPLIALGFMFALLREWRGSLIASVTAHFLHNFVTLSALLVVVHLLGS
- a CDS encoding FHA domain-containing protein, with the protein product MNASSVLENVIRLDPLAGPPIDPVEITAGKPCTLGRGTTCEAQLADQTVSRRHAMVAFRADTWFVTDLESRHGTFVNGVRLEVNTPSPINEGDLLRIGPWTFRVRSADAPPSTLPTTNDFGSTGHRVQHVPQQELRSIAQQRLELLIECAAQINASPDENSLAKAVLDAVTSGTGFPRAALIRTSGADVEVIGYRGPSQRDAPSHDLAFSRSLINAASGGGVVRLTSQMQQGAYGESIMRLGIHSALCAPVYIGDTVAAYLYLDARHQESQVQADAAAFCQAVCRMFGLALANLKRASLQKLNEEIMRDVGAAAAAQKLLMPPPHGQIGPLAYFMRMRPGRMVAGDLFNIMPLPDGRVAAYLGDVAGKGVGAAILMATTQTMLNQALRHDPDPAAALNEVNAQISRQIVTGRFISLWAGVFDPTHNTVRFVDAGHGHWLYRSTSGRPHKLDANGGLPLGVDADVPYESEQAPFPPGARMIVFSDGVVEQPSPEGQEFGLDRILATLADADSTDAEVNSLFEAVRRFAGTDNLADDVTVASLEYRAR